In a single window of the Amycolatopsis sp. cg5 genome:
- a CDS encoding ribose-phosphate diphosphokinase: MTATVTKRMMFFSGGSHPVLAQEIAAELGVSITPQTEHTFANGESFVRFDRSVRGSDAFVLQTETRPINTWLLQHLIMLDALKRASAKRITVLLPFYPYSRQDKKHYGREPITARLVADMLATAGADRIMTVDLHTAQGQGFFDGPVDHLRAQPMLAEHVLSRYAGADFTVVAPDSGRVRLAETWAELLNAPMAIIQRRDTLEGEHKGIHTVVGDVEGRLCVVVDDMIDTGATVTGATKLLLSEGATEVITTATHAVLSGDAGQRIAACGVKEVVLTDTVPIPDSSRFPQLTVLPIAPLLADAIQAVFDDASVEGLFER, translated from the coding sequence TTCTCCGGGGGCTCGCACCCGGTGCTCGCCCAGGAGATCGCGGCTGAGCTCGGCGTGTCGATCACCCCGCAGACCGAGCACACGTTCGCCAACGGGGAGAGCTTCGTCCGCTTCGACCGGTCGGTCCGCGGCAGCGACGCGTTCGTGCTGCAGACCGAGACCCGCCCGATCAACACCTGGCTGCTGCAGCACCTGATCATGCTCGACGCGCTCAAGCGGGCCAGCGCGAAGCGGATCACCGTGCTCCTGCCGTTCTACCCGTACTCCCGCCAGGACAAGAAGCACTACGGCCGCGAGCCGATCACCGCGCGCCTGGTCGCGGACATGCTGGCCACCGCGGGCGCGGACCGCATCATGACCGTCGACCTGCACACCGCGCAGGGGCAGGGCTTCTTCGACGGTCCCGTCGATCACCTGCGTGCCCAGCCGATGCTCGCCGAGCACGTCCTCTCGCGCTACGCGGGCGCGGATTTCACGGTCGTCGCGCCTGACTCTGGCCGGGTGCGGCTCGCCGAGACCTGGGCGGAGCTGCTGAACGCGCCGATGGCCATCATCCAGCGCCGCGACACCCTCGAAGGTGAGCACAAGGGCATCCACACGGTCGTCGGCGACGTCGAGGGCAGGCTCTGCGTGGTGGTCGACGACATGATCGACACCGGCGCGACGGTCACCGGCGCGACCAAGCTGCTGCTCTCCGAGGGCGCGACCGAGGTCATCACGACCGCGACCCACGCCGTGCTCTCGGGCGACGCGGGGCAGCGCATCGCGGCCTGCGGCGTCAAGGAGGTCGTGCTCACCGACACCGTGCCGATCCCGGACAGCTCACGATTCCCGCAGCTCACGGTGCTGCCGATCGCGCCGCTGCTCGCCGACGCCATCCAGGCCGTCTTCGACGACGCCTCCGTCGAAGGTCTCTTCGAGCGTTAA